The Gymnodinialimonas sp. 57CJ19 genome includes a window with the following:
- a CDS encoding putative PEP-binding protein: MLTTPDFTEITPTADIRKDRHGNRAKCLQRLVRLDMPVPPTVALSFDTVRAIAEGRMPDLESLVGLFGSGALLSVRSSSETPDWGGPGTILNVGMCDATHDALAQTHGPDVAGAVYTNFIRSYAVHVHRLDADDFENPITPRIAKAAYEAEMEEPFPQDPTVQLAEVLRSMARAWEGTTARLLRQARGAPADAGLGLVVQKMALGPAQGISGAGVIQFVSSDTGEPQVTGRYLPRGQGRQALTEGAAQFIESDPRGAALEDVAPEQLQALRNAHGVMRHRLREEMQIEFTLMDGELSILDAIRTPRSARGEVEIAVALSETGVISREEALMRIPPYTLNGLLHRQVKPGGDRDLLTTGIPAAPGAATGKIVFSSAGATAAAAQGEPCILVRRETSPEDIRGMHAAQAILTERGGVTSHAAVIARGLGLPCVAGATSLQLDARKKTITVPGRRVFHEGDIITIDGSAGEVLVGAAEMIEPALGGAFAKLMDWADEARDIGIRANADTPEDAAMAQSFGVDGIGLCRTEHMFFDATRMTVMREMIFAENAQDRAASLDRLLPMQREDFTKLFELMKGQPVTIRLFDPPLHEFLPRDRDGIRALAEALDIPVSRVAQRIEALQEFNPMLGMRGVRLGITVPEIYDMQARAIFEATVASSKKGAPIVPEIMIPLVTARREVEIVKAAIDGIAAEVRNKTGVNFTYRLGVMVETPRAALRAGEIAEHAAFLSFGTNDLTQMTYGLSRDDAGRFMSAYVQQGVFPEDPFRELDMDGVGELVLLGAERGRSVRPELTLALCGEHGGHPESVEFSRKAGFDYVSCSPYRVPVAKLAAAQFSIQDKGLLGDVKV; encoded by the coding sequence CACGCCTGACTTCACCGAGATCACACCCACCGCCGATATCCGCAAGGACCGGCATGGGAACCGTGCGAAGTGCCTTCAGCGGTTGGTGCGGCTGGATATGCCCGTGCCGCCAACGGTCGCGCTCAGCTTCGATACAGTGCGCGCGATCGCGGAAGGGCGGATGCCTGATCTGGAATCGCTGGTGGGCCTGTTTGGCTCCGGTGCGCTCTTGTCTGTGCGGTCGTCTTCGGAAACGCCCGATTGGGGCGGGCCGGGCACGATCCTGAATGTCGGCATGTGTGACGCCACCCATGACGCGCTGGCGCAAACCCACGGCCCCGACGTGGCGGGCGCGGTCTATACGAATTTCATCCGCTCCTACGCGGTGCACGTCCATCGCCTTGATGCCGATGATTTTGAAAACCCCATCACCCCAAGAATCGCCAAGGCGGCCTATGAGGCCGAGATGGAAGAGCCGTTTCCGCAGGACCCCACGGTGCAATTGGCGGAAGTTCTGCGCTCCATGGCGCGGGCGTGGGAAGGGACGACGGCGCGGCTCTTGCGGCAAGCCCGAGGGGCGCCCGCCGATGCGGGGCTTGGCCTTGTAGTGCAGAAGATGGCGCTTGGCCCGGCGCAGGGGATTTCCGGGGCAGGGGTCATTCAGTTCGTTTCCTCCGACACCGGGGAACCTCAAGTTACCGGGCGATATCTGCCCCGCGGGCAGGGGCGTCAGGCGCTGACAGAAGGGGCGGCGCAATTTATCGAAAGCGACCCCCGTGGCGCTGCCTTGGAAGATGTCGCGCCCGAGCAATTGCAAGCCCTGCGCAATGCCCACGGTGTGATGCGTCACCGGCTGCGCGAAGAAATGCAGATCGAATTCACGTTGATGGATGGGGAACTGTCGATCCTCGATGCCATACGCACCCCCCGTTCAGCCCGCGGTGAGGTTGAAATCGCCGTCGCCCTCTCGGAAACCGGCGTGATTTCTCGGGAAGAGGCGTTGATGCGCATTCCCCCGTATACGCTCAACGGATTGCTACACCGGCAGGTCAAACCCGGCGGGGATCGTGATTTGCTGACCACGGGCATTCCCGCCGCCCCCGGTGCCGCGACCGGTAAGATCGTGTTCTCAAGCGCCGGTGCCACCGCTGCCGCCGCGCAGGGGGAGCCTTGTATTCTGGTGCGCCGCGAAACCTCGCCCGAGGATATTCGAGGAATGCACGCGGCACAGGCGATTTTGACAGAACGCGGTGGCGTGACCTCCCATGCGGCGGTCATTGCCCGCGGTTTGGGCCTGCCCTGCGTGGCGGGCGCGACGAGCCTGCAACTGGATGCGCGCAAGAAAACCATCACGGTGCCGGGGCGTCGGGTGTTTCATGAGGGCGATATCATCACCATTGACGGCTCGGCGGGGGAAGTGCTCGTCGGCGCGGCGGAGATGATCGAACCCGCCCTGGGCGGTGCCTTCGCCAAACTGATGGATTGGGCCGATGAGGCCCGTGATATTGGTATTCGCGCCAACGCAGACACGCCCGAAGATGCGGCCATGGCGCAGAGTTTCGGGGTGGACGGGATCGGCCTGTGCCGGACCGAGCATATGTTCTTCGACGCCACGCGCATGACAGTGATGCGCGAGATGATCTTTGCCGAGAACGCCCAGGATCGCGCGGCGTCCCTTGATCGCTTGCTGCCGATGCAGCGGGAAGATTTCACCAAATTGTTCGAGTTGATGAAGGGCCAGCCCGTCACAATCCGCCTGTTTGACCCGCCCTTGCACGAATTCCTGCCCCGTGACCGCGATGGCATCCGCGCCTTGGCGGAAGCGCTGGACATACCGGTGAGCCGTGTGGCGCAGCGAATTGAGGCGTTGCAGGAATTCAACCCGATGTTGGGGATGCGTGGGGTCCGCTTGGGCATTACCGTGCCTGAGATCTATGACATGCAGGCCCGCGCGATTTTTGAGGCGACCGTTGCGTCCTCCAAGAAAGGCGCGCCGATCGTCCCAGAGATCATGATCCCCCTGGTCACGGCCCGCCGTGAAGTGGAGATTGTGAAAGCCGCCATTGACGGTATTGCTGCCGAAGTGCGCAACAAAACCGGCGTGAATTTCACCTATCGCCTTGGCGTCATGGTTGAAACGCCGCGTGCTGCCCTGCGGGCCGGAGAGATCGCCGAACATGCGGCGTTTTTGTCGTTCGGCACCAATGACTTGACCCAAATGACCTATGGCCTCAGCCGCGATGATGCGGGCCGTTTCATGTCCGCCTACGTGCAACAGGGGGTCTTCCCGGAGGATCCGTTTCGAGAGTTGGACATGGACGGTGTGGGGGAGTTGGTGCTTCTGGGCGCTGAGCGGGGGCGCTCGGTGCGGCCCGAACTGACCCTGGCGCTTTGCGGCGAACACGGCGGCCATCCAGAGTCGGTTGAGTTCTCGCGCAAGGCGGGTTTCGACTATGTGTCGTGCTCTCCGTACCGGGTGCCGGTGGCAAAGCTTGCAGCCGCTCAATTCTCCATCCAAGACAAGGGCTTGCTGGGGGACGTTAAGGTATAG